The following are encoded in a window of Tessaracoccus flavescens genomic DNA:
- the rplE gene encoding 50S ribosomal protein L5, with product MSETSTTTMPRLKSKYRETIVPALQEEFSYDNVMQIPGLTKIVVNMGVGEAARDSKIIEGAIKDLTAITGQKPSVTKARKSIAQFKLREGQPIGCHVTLRGDRMWEFADRLLTLALPRIRDFRGLNGRQFDGNGNYTFGLSEQVVFLEIDQDKIDRVRGMDITFVTSADNDEEGRALLKHLGFPFKAVDDPKKQKAKRGPAYYAKKKK from the coding sequence ATGAGCGAGACCTCGACCACCACGATGCCCCGTCTCAAGTCCAAGTACCGCGAGACGATCGTTCCTGCCCTGCAGGAAGAGTTCAGCTACGACAACGTCATGCAGATCCCCGGTCTCACCAAGATCGTGGTCAACATGGGTGTCGGCGAGGCTGCGCGCGACTCGAAGATCATCGAGGGCGCGATCAAGGACCTCACCGCGATCACCGGCCAGAAGCCGTCGGTCACGAAGGCCCGCAAGTCGATCGCACAGTTCAAGCTGCGTGAGGGCCAGCCCATCGGCTGTCACGTCACGCTGCGTGGCGATCGCATGTGGGAGTTCGCCGACCGTCTCCTGACGCTGGCGCTGCCGCGTATCCGCGACTTCCGTGGCCTCAACGGCCGCCAGTTCGACGGCAACGGCAACTACACCTTCGGTCTGTCCGAGCAGGTCGTGTTCCTTGAGATCGATCAGGACAAGATCGACCGCGTGCGCGGCATGGACATCACGTTCGTCACCTCCGCCGACAACGACGAGGAGGGTCGCGCGCTGCTCAAGCACCTCGGCTTCCCCTTCAAGGCTG
- the rplX gene encoding 50S ribosomal protein L24 yields the protein MAGLNIKKGDRVLVISGKDKGVTGEVISVDPANERVTVQGVNLVKKHRRESQTATGRKVEGGIINVEAPIHVSNVSLVVKVDGKEVPTRVGYKRVEVTKRRPDGSEYKAERSVRIARKTGEEI from the coding sequence ATGGCAGGCCTCAACATCAAGAAGGGTGACCGCGTTCTGGTCATCTCGGGCAAGGACAAGGGTGTGACCGGAGAGGTCATCTCCGTCGACCCGGCCAACGAGCGTGTCACCGTCCAGGGCGTGAACCTGGTCAAGAAGCACCGCCGCGAGTCGCAGACCGCCACCGGCCGCAAGGTCGAGGGCGGGATCATCAACGTCGAGGCCCCGATCCACGTGAGCAACGTCTCGCTGGTGGTCAAGGTCGACGGCAAGGAAGTTCCCACCCGTGTCGGCTACAAGCGCGTCGAGGTGACCAAGCGTCGTCCCGACGGTTCCGAGTACAAGGCCGAGCGCTCCGTGCGCATCGCCCGCAAGACCGGTGAGGAGATCTGA
- the rplN gene encoding 50S ribosomal protein L14, translating into MIQQESRLKVADNTGAKEILCIRVLGGSKRRYAYLGDTIVATVKDAIPGGNVKKGDVVKAVVVRTKKERRRADGSYIKFDENAAVILKSDGEPRGTRIFGPVARELREKRFMRIVSLAPEVI; encoded by the coding sequence ATGATCCAGCAGGAGTCGCGGCTTAAGGTCGCCGACAACACTGGTGCGAAGGAAATCCTCTGCATCCGTGTTCTCGGTGGATCCAAGCGTCGCTATGCCTACCTCGGTGACACCATTGTCGCCACCGTCAAGGATGCCATCCCTGGCGGCAACGTGAAGAAGGGCGATGTGGTCAAGGCCGTCGTCGTCCGCACCAAGAAGGAGCGTCGCCGCGCCGACGGTTCCTACATCAAGTTCGACGAGAACGCGGCTGTCATCCTGAAGAGCGACGGGGAGCCCCGCGGCACCCGCATCTTCGGCCCCGTCGCCCGTGAGCTCCGCGAGAAGCGCTTCATGCGCATCGTCTCGCTCGCACCGGAGGTGATCTGA